Proteins encoded within one genomic window of Sphingomonas sp. KRR8:
- a CDS encoding histidine kinase — protein sequence MATDSATLTEDRPILVRRRANADRRPRALRPRKGPIAKSVGLDVPFFADKNRAFWVLQSAGWTGYFILRSLSGVANAMPLMFVVHTLLLTATGYSLTLLMGSLFRRLITMRAIYTVIVSVAAVVLAATAFSVIETWSHATFVKPGARPFGIESFGAILLNFALLAAWSALYYGINYYLLLEEEIDQRSILESQASTAQLAMLRYQLNPHFLFNTLNSISTLVLLKQTERANAMLARLSSFLRYTLVNEPSAQVTLAQEVETLKLYLEIEKMRFEDRLRPHFRIDPATIGVRLPSLLLQPLVENAIKYAVTPSETGADIWLSASRNGERVRIEVADNGHVANEGLVATQSTGVGLANTRDRLAQAYGEAHSFATRTNEHGGFSVIVDIPLDAASGAAA from the coding sequence ATGGCAACCGATAGCGCCACCCTGACCGAGGATCGCCCGATCCTCGTCCGCCGGCGCGCCAACGCCGACCGCCGGCCGCGCGCCTTGCGGCCGCGCAAGGGCCCGATTGCCAAGTCGGTCGGTTTGGACGTGCCATTCTTCGCCGATAAGAATCGCGCGTTCTGGGTGCTCCAATCGGCAGGCTGGACCGGTTACTTCATCCTCCGCTCGCTGTCCGGCGTGGCCAATGCCATGCCGTTGATGTTCGTGGTTCACACGTTGCTGCTGACCGCGACGGGTTACTCGCTGACCCTCCTGATGGGATCGCTGTTCCGGCGGCTGATCACCATGCGCGCGATATACACGGTGATCGTCAGCGTCGCCGCGGTGGTGCTTGCAGCCACGGCTTTTTCGGTGATCGAGACGTGGAGCCATGCGACCTTCGTCAAGCCAGGGGCGCGGCCGTTCGGAATCGAGAGCTTCGGCGCGATCCTGCTCAACTTCGCGCTGCTCGCGGCCTGGTCGGCGCTTTACTACGGCATCAACTATTACCTGCTGCTGGAGGAGGAGATCGACCAGCGGTCGATCCTCGAAAGCCAGGCGAGCACCGCACAGCTGGCGATGCTGCGTTACCAGCTGAACCCGCATTTCCTGTTCAACACACTCAACAGCATCTCGACCCTGGTGCTGCTGAAGCAGACCGAGCGGGCCAATGCGATGCTGGCGCGGCTGTCATCCTTCCTGCGCTACACGCTGGTGAACGAGCCGTCCGCCCAGGTCACGCTGGCGCAGGAGGTGGAGACGCTGAAGCTCTATCTCGAGATCGAGAAGATGCGCTTCGAGGATCGGTTGCGGCCGCATTTCCGCATCGATCCCGCCACCATCGGGGTGCGACTGCCGTCACTGTTGCTGCAGCCGCTGGTTGAAAACGCGATCAAATATGCCGTCACCCCGAGCGAGACTGGCGCTGACATCTGGTTGTCGGCGTCGCGCAACGGAGAGCGCGTGCGGATCGAGGTGGCGGACAATGGCCATGTCGCCAACGAAGGTCTGGTGGCGACACAGTCGACCGGAGTCGGACTGGCGAATACCAGGGACCGTCTGGCGCAAGCCTATGGCGAGGCGCACAGCTTTGCCACACGAACAAACGAACACGGGGGATTTAGCGTAATTGTCGACATTCCGCTCGACGCTGCGTCGGGGGCGGCGGCGTGA
- a CDS encoding LytTR family DNA-binding domain-containing protein has translation MSIRTILVDDEPLATQGLRLRLEAHEDVEVIATASNGREAIRAIKTHKPDLVFLDIQMPGFDGFSVIQGLMEVEPPLFVFVTAYGDHALRAFEAQAVDYLMKPVEEDRLAATMERVRQRLVEKRGAQEAERLKEALEEHAPEAAEELAADAGPVDHSPTRFEKMINIKDQGQIFRVDVDTIERIDAAGDYMCIQTGDNTLILRETMKDLEKRLDPRRFQRVHRSTIVNLDLVRQVKPHTNGECFLVLDSGAQVKVSRSYRDVVARFVH, from the coding sequence ATGAGCATTCGCACCATCCTGGTCGACGACGAGCCTCTGGCCACCCAAGGGCTGCGTCTGCGGCTCGAAGCACATGAAGACGTCGAGGTGATCGCCACCGCCAGCAATGGTCGGGAGGCGATCCGCGCGATCAAGACGCATAAGCCCGACCTCGTCTTCCTCGACATCCAAATGCCAGGCTTCGACGGCTTTTCGGTGATCCAGGGGCTGATGGAGGTCGAGCCTCCATTATTCGTGTTCGTCACCGCTTATGGCGATCACGCCCTGCGCGCGTTCGAGGCGCAGGCGGTCGATTACCTTATGAAGCCGGTCGAGGAAGACCGACTGGCCGCGACGATGGAGCGGGTGCGTCAGCGGCTGGTCGAAAAGCGCGGCGCTCAGGAGGCCGAGCGGCTGAAGGAAGCGCTCGAGGAACATGCCCCCGAAGCGGCCGAGGAACTCGCCGCCGATGCCGGCCCGGTCGACCACAGCCCGACCCGCTTCGAGAAGATGATCAACATCAAGGACCAAGGGCAAATCTTCCGGGTCGATGTCGACACGATCGAACGGATCGACGCCGCCGGCGACTACATGTGCATCCAGACCGGCGACAACACACTGATCCTGCGGGAAACGATGAAGGACCTGGAAAAGCGGCTCGACCCGCGCCGCTTTCAGCGCGTCCACCGTTCGACGATCGTCAACCTGGACCTGGTCCGGCAGGTCAAGCCGCACACCAACGGTGAGTGCTTCCTGGTGCTGGATTCGGGCGCGCAGGTGAAGGTCTCGCGATCGTACCGTGACGTGGTGGCGCGCTTCGTCCACTAA